One genomic region from Methanocaldococcus fervens AG86 encodes:
- a CDS encoding UPF0104 family protein: protein MRIRITKSSILFIISIAFILLLLIYIGIYEIFQTLISADPMYIILAVILQIIVSLMLAMRWRYITKILGYKVSIKNLLLLVLMGQFINNITPSMKGGGEAFRAYYLSKLEKIPKGLTFSTVVVERVLDTGIFLFFTLFVIGYFVIKGFKYLEYLILAWVFLFLLTAITIYLIINKKLLIKIVTKASRFICKYCSYNYDEEKILKSIDEFYNSMKFLKNRKASEVFVAVFLSIGWYALDILKVWLLFLSLSYIVSIVSVATVYLITLLSGVLSITPSGFGTADTIMILSFSAFRISPSVAAAVTLLDRFVSYIIPTIFGYISMLIIKKELEK, encoded by the coding sequence ATGAGAATTAGAATTACAAAATCTTCTATACTTTTTATCATAAGTATTGCCTTTATACTGCTTTTGCTGATATATATTGGAATATACGAGATATTTCAAACACTGATTAGTGCGGACCCAATGTACATAATATTGGCTGTTATTTTGCAAATTATTGTTTCTTTGATGTTGGCTATGAGGTGGAGGTATATAACAAAGATTTTGGGGTATAAAGTATCGATAAAAAATCTTCTTTTACTCGTTTTAATGGGGCAATTTATTAATAACATAACTCCCTCTATGAAGGGGGGAGGGGAGGCGTTTAGGGCTTATTATCTATCAAAACTTGAAAAAATTCCAAAAGGTTTAACATTCTCTACAGTTGTGGTTGAGAGGGTTTTAGATACAGGTATATTTTTATTTTTCACATTGTTTGTAATCGGATACTTTGTAATTAAAGGGTTTAAGTATCTTGAATATTTAATTTTAGCATGGGTTTTTCTGTTTCTTTTAACTGCAATAACCATTTATTTGATAATAAATAAAAAACTCCTAATTAAAATAGTTACTAAGGCTTCGAGATTTATTTGTAAATACTGCTCTTACAATTACGATGAGGAAAAGATATTAAAGTCTATTGATGAATTTTACAACAGCATGAAATTTTTAAAAAATAGAAAAGCTAGCGAGGTTTTTGTAGCAGTATTTTTATCCATTGGCTGGTATGCTCTTGATATATTAAAGGTTTGGCTGTTATTCTTATCCCTCTCCTATATCGTTTCTATTGTAAGCGTAGCTACTGTATATTTGATAACTCTTTTGTCTGGTGTTTTATCTATAACTCCCAGTGGTTTTGGAACTGCGGATACGATAATGATTCTTTCTTTTTCTGCTTTCAGGATTTCCCCTTCAGTTGCTGCAGCAGTTACCTTGCTGGATAGGTTTGTATCTTACATAATTCCAACAATTTTTGGCTATATCTCAATGTTAATCATAAAGAAAGAACTTGAAAAATAA
- the aksF gene encoding homoisocitrate dehydrogenase produces MVKVCVIEGDGIGKEVVPEAVKILNELGDFEIIEGEAGLECLKKYGNALPEETIEKAKEADVILFGAITSPKPGEVKNYKSPIITLRKLFDLYANVRPINNFGIGRLIGKIADYEFLNIKNIDIVIIRENTEDLYVGREKLNDEMAIAERVITKKGSERIIGFAFEYAVKNNRKKVSCIHKANVLRVTDGLFLEVFNNIKKHYNIEADDYLVDSTAMNLIKNPEKFDVIVTTNMFGDILSDEASALIGGLGLSPSANIGDSKALFEPVHGSAPDIAGKKIANPMASILSVAMLFDYIGEKEKGDLIREAVKHCLINKKVTPDLGGNLKTEDVGNEILNYIRSKLKG; encoded by the coding sequence ATGGTAAAGGTATGTGTTATTGAAGGAGATGGAATTGGAAAAGAAGTAGTTCCAGAAGCTGTTAAGATATTAAATGAACTTGGTGATTTTGAAATAATAGAGGGAGAGGCAGGATTAGAATGCCTAAAAAAGTATGGTAATGCATTGCCAGAAGAAACTATAGAGAAGGCTAAAGAGGCTGATGTTATTTTATTTGGGGCTATAACGTCACCAAAGCCTGGAGAGGTTAAAAATTACAAAAGCCCAATAATAACTTTGAGGAAGTTGTTTGATTTGTATGCAAATGTAAGGCCAATAAATAACTTTGGAATTGGGCGTTTGATAGGGAAAATTGCTGATTATGAATTCTTAAATATTAAAAATATTGATATTGTGATTATTAGGGAAAACACAGAAGATTTATATGTTGGTAGGGAAAAATTAAATGATGAGATGGCGATAGCTGAGAGGGTTATAACAAAAAAGGGTAGTGAGAGGATAATAGGATTTGCATTTGAATACGCAGTAAAAAATAACAGAAAAAAGGTATCTTGCATACATAAAGCAAACGTTTTAAGGGTTACTGACGGTCTCTTCTTGGAAGTATTTAACAACATAAAAAAGCATTACAACATAGAGGCTGATGATTATTTAGTTGATTCAACAGCTATGAACTTGATAAAAAACCCTGAAAAGTTTGATGTTATTGTTACAACAAACATGTTTGGAGATATTTTATCAGACGAGGCATCAGCTTTGATTGGAGGGCTTGGCTTATCTCCTTCAGCAAATATTGGTGATAGTAAAGCGTTATTTGAGCCAGTTCATGGTTCAGCTCCAGATATAGCAGGGAAGAAAATAGCAAATCCTATGGCATCTATATTAAGTGTTGCCATGCTCTTTGACTATATTGGGGAGAAGGAGAAAGGAGATTTAATTAGAGAGGCTGTTAAACACTGCCTAATTAATAAAAAGGTTACTCCTGACTTAGGAGGAAATTTAAAGACAGAAGATGTTGGAAATGAGATTTTAAACTACATTAGAAGTAAATTAAAGGGATGA
- the glyA gene encoding bifunctional serine hydroxymethyltransferase/L-allo-threonine aldolase: MKYSDVPKFIREISMKQHEWMRNSIKLIASENITSLAVREACATDFMHRYAEGLPGKRLYQGCKYIDEVETLCIELAKELFNAEHANVQPTSGVVANLAVFFAETKPGDKLMALSVPDGGHISHWKVSAAGIRGLNVINHPFDPEEMNIDPDAMVKKILEEKPKLILFGGSLFPFPHPVADAYEAAQEVGAKIAYDGAHVLGLIAGKQFQDPLREGAEYLMGSTHKTLFGPQGGIILTTKENAEKIDNHVFPGVVSNHHLHHKAGLAIALAETLEFGEDYAKQVIKNAKALAQALYERGFNVLCEHKGFTESHQVIIDIASSPDIEFSASELAKMYEEANIILNKNLLPWDDVNDSDNPSGIRLGTQECTRLGMKEKEMEEIAEFMKRIAIDKEKPEKVRKDVIEFAKEYSTIHYSFDDGDGFKYLKFY, translated from the coding sequence ATGAAATATTCAGATGTTCCAAAATTTATTAGAGAAATTTCTATGAAGCAACATGAGTGGATGAGAAATTCCATAAAATTGATTGCAAGTGAAAACATAACAAGTTTAGCTGTCAGAGAGGCGTGTGCGACTGATTTCATGCATAGATACGCTGAGGGATTACCAGGAAAGAGATTGTATCAAGGATGCAAATACATTGATGAGGTTGAAACACTCTGTATAGAATTGGCTAAAGAGTTATTTAATGCAGAACATGCAAACGTTCAGCCAACAAGTGGGGTTGTGGCAAACTTAGCTGTTTTCTTTGCAGAAACTAAACCGGGAGATAAATTAATGGCTTTAAGTGTTCCAGATGGAGGACATATAAGTCATTGGAAAGTTAGTGCTGCTGGAATTAGAGGGCTAAATGTTATAAATCATCCATTTGACCCAGAGGAAATGAATATAGATCCTGACGCAATGGTTAAAAAGATATTGGAGGAGAAGCCAAAGTTAATATTGTTTGGAGGTTCTTTATTCCCATTCCCTCATCCAGTAGCTGATGCCTATGAAGCTGCTCAAGAAGTTGGAGCTAAAATTGCCTACGATGGAGCCCATGTTTTGGGATTAATAGCTGGAAAACAATTCCAAGACCCATTAAGAGAGGGAGCTGAGTATTTAATGGGAAGTACTCATAAAACATTATTTGGACCTCAGGGAGGGATTATATTAACTACAAAAGAAAATGCTGAAAAAATAGATAACCATGTATTCCCTGGAGTTGTCAGCAACCACCACTTACATCACAAAGCTGGTTTAGCTATTGCTTTAGCTGAAACATTGGAGTTTGGAGAAGATTACGCTAAACAAGTAATTAAAAACGCTAAAGCGTTAGCTCAGGCGTTGTATGAAAGAGGATTTAACGTTTTATGTGAACACAAGGGCTTTACAGAAAGCCACCAAGTAATTATTGACATAGCAAGCTCTCCAGACATAGAATTTTCAGCAAGTGAATTGGCTAAGATGTATGAAGAGGCAAACATAATTTTAAATAAAAACTTATTGCCGTGGGATGACGTTAACGATTCAGACAACCCAAGCGGTATTAGGTTAGGAACACAAGAATGTACAAGGTTAGGTATGAAAGAAAAAGAGATGGAAGAAATAGCTGAATTTATGAAAAGAATTGCTATAGACAAAGAAAAACCTGAGAAAGTTAGAAAGGATGTTATAGAGTTTGCTAAAGAATATAGCACAATACACTACAGCTTTGACGATGGCGATGGGTTTAAGTATTTGAAATTCTACTAA